The Neovison vison isolate M4711 chromosome 13, ASM_NN_V1, whole genome shotgun sequence genome includes a region encoding these proteins:
- the LOC122893254 gene encoding olfactory receptor 4L1-like translates to MDPRNGSVVTEFILLGFSGGWELQILFFVTFSLIYSATVLGNILIMFTVTFSSTLHSPMYFLLGNLSFLDLCLSTVTTPKMITDLLNEHKTISTWGCMTQMFFMHFFGGAEMTLLIAMAFDRYVAICKPLHYRTIMSQRLLSGFVILSWIIGFIHTMSQMVLTVNLPFCGPNVIDNIFCDLPLVIKLACMDTYTLEFFVIADSGLLSFICFILLLASYTVILITVQQRSSGGLSKALSTLSAHIIVVTLFFGPCIFIYAWPFNSFAGNKVLAVFYTVITPLLNPIIYTLRNQKMQGAMRKLQFQHVISIQNF, encoded by the coding sequence ATGGATCCTAGAAATGGATCTGTAGTGACTGAGTTTATTTTACTAGGATTTTCCGGAGGATGGGAACTTCAGATTCTCTTCTTTGTAACATTCTCCTTAATCTACAGTGCTACTGTGTTGGGAAATATTCTCATTATGTTCACAGTGACATTTAGTTCCACTCTTCATTCTCCCATGTACTTCCTCCTTGGAAACCTCTCTTTTCTGGATTTGTGTCTCTCCACTGTCACCACACCCAAAATGATCACAGACTTACTCAATGAACACAAGACCATCTCCACATGGGGCTGCATGACCCAGATGTTCTTTATGCACTTCTTTGGGGGTGCTGAGATGACTCTTTTGATAGCCATGGCCTTTGACAGATATGTAGCCATATGCAAACCCCTGCACTACAGGACAATCATGAGCCAGAGGCTGCTGAGTGGGTTTGTGATACTTTCATGGATAATTGGGTTTATACACACCATGAGCCAGATGGTATTAACAGTAAACTTGCCTTTCTGTGGCCCCAATGTAATAGACAATATATTTTGTGACCTTCCCCTTGTGATTAAGCTTGCTTGTATGGACACATACACCCTGGAATTCTTTGTCATTGCTGACAGTGGGCTGCTTTCATTCATCTGTTTCATCCTCCTCCTTGCCTCCTACACTGTCATCCTGATCACTGTACAACAAAGATCATCCGGAGGGCTCTCCAAGGCTCTGTCCACACTGTCTGCACACATCATTGTGGTCACTCTGTTCTTTGGACCTTGTATCTTTATCTATGCCTGGCCATTCAACAGTTTTGCTGGCAATAAAGTCCTTGCTGTATTTTACACTGTTATCACACCCTTACTGAATCCTATTATTTACACTCTGAGAAATCAGAAAATGCAAGGGGCCATGAGAAAATTACAGTTCCAACATGTTATCTCTATACAGAACTTCTAG